One Gossypium raimondii isolate GPD5lz chromosome 3, ASM2569854v1, whole genome shotgun sequence genomic window carries:
- the LOC128039834 gene encoding uncharacterized protein LOC128039834 produces MVEVDGKASATSKGKDKVGFEGKVGGKGDDGGKSGGTSSTNVVGGGVRSGSTDASGSIVGVGGGGRGGGGSGSGGKGGDATASGHAGMAGGGGFKFGFRGGMRVGFGGSGGASVGGGAGGHAKGVGSGATSTSGSIGETKSSDAKASDNFSGSSGVKGQGRGDGSGNIDASGKDEAKAKAKDGGNFGGQGKVDENSGGSDSSSDSGGVKRQGGGDGRGNINASGKEKGQGRGDGSGNIDASGREKGQDGGDGSGNIDASGKDETKAKAKDGGNFGGQGKVDENSGGSDSSSDSGGVKGQGGGDGSGNTDASGKEKGPSGGDGSDNKNASGKDEAKNKGEVEGKFGGQGKVDENSGGNDRSNNSVEVKGQGGGDGSGDTDTSGKQKGQGGGDSSGNTNTSGKDEAKDKAKVEGKFEGQGKVDGNSGGSDSSNDSSGVKGQGGGNGSGNTDASDKEKGQGGGDGSGNTNASGKDEAKGKAEVKGNFGGQGKVDGNSGGSDSSNDSGGVKGQGGGDGSGNTNASGKDEVKGKAEAEGNFGGQGKVDGNSGGSDSSNDSGGVKGQGGGDGSGNTNASGKDEAKAKAETQPQAKAKDEVKAEDEAQAKVKDEAKAESEAKAKSKEEAKAEAEAKAEAKSEAKAEAKAKTEGKAEAEAEAEAKAEAKAEANTEAKAKAKAKIGGQGKVGGNGGGGEAKAEGNAKAEAEAKAEAEAKAEVEAEAKAEAETEANNEAKAKAKAEGKAEAKAEAKAEIGGQRKVGGNGGGGGGGNVGGGFKFGFGGKVERGGGFSGAH; encoded by the exons ATGGTGGAAGT TGATGGCAAAGCTAGTGCTACTAGTAAGGGTAAAGATAAAGTTGGTTTTGAAGGTAAAGTAGGAGGGAAAGGAGACGATGGTGGAAAAAGTGGTGGAACTAGCAGCACTAATGTTGTTGGTGGAGGTGTTAGAAGTGGTAGTACTGATGCAAGTGGAAGCATTGTTGGTGTAGGAGGAGGGGGAAGGGGAGGAGGTGGTAGTGGTAGTGGTGGAAAGGGTGGAGATGCAACTGCAAGTGGACATGCTGGTATGGCTGGTGGGGGCGGTTTTAAGTTTGGGTTCAGAGGTGGAATGAGAGTAGGATTTGGTGGAAGTGGTGGCGCTAGTGTTGGTGGAGGGGCAGGAGGCCATGCCAAAGGTGTTGGTAGTGGTGCAACTAGTACAAGTGGTAGTATTGGCGAAACAAAGAGTAGTGATGCTAAAGCTAGTGACAACTTTAGTGGTTCTAGTGGGGTAAAAGGACAAGGTAGAGGAGATGGTAGTGGTAATATAGACGCAAGTGGTAAAGATGAAGCTAAAGCTAAAGCTAAAGATGGAGGAAATTTTGGAGGACAGGGAAAGGTCGATGAAAATAGTGGTGGAAGTGACAGCTCTAGTGATTCTGGTGGGGTAAAACGACAAGGTGGAGGAGATGGTAGGGGTAATATAAATGCCAGtggtaaagaaaaaggacaagGTAGAGGAGATGGTAGTGGTAATATAGATGCAAGTGGTAGAGAAAAAGGACAAGATGGAGGAGATGGTAGTGGTAATATAGATGCAAGTGGTAAAGATGAAACTAAAGCTAAAGCTAAAGATGGAGGAAATTTTGGAGGACAGGGAAAGGTCGATGAAAATAGTGGTGGAAGTGACAGCTCTAGTGATTCTGGTGGGGTAAAAGGACAAGGTGGAGGAGATGGTAGTGGTAATACAGATGCAAGTGGTAAAGAAAAAGGACCTAGTGGAGGAGATGGTAGTGATAATAAAAATGCAAGTGGTAAAGATGAAGCTAAAAATAAAGGTGAAGTTGAAGGAAAATTTGGAGGACAGGGAAAGGTCGATGAAAATAGTGGTGGAAATGACAGATCTAATAATTCCGTTGAGGTAAAAGGGCAAGGTGGAGGAGATGGTAGTGGTGATACAGATACAAGTGGTAAACAAAAAGGACAAGGTGGAGGAGATAGTAGTGGTAATACAAATACAAGTGGTAAAGATGAAGCTAAAGATAAAGCTAAAGTTGAAGGAAAATTTGAAGGGCAGGGAAAGGTCGATGGAAATAGTGGTGGAAGTGATAGTTCTAATGATTCTAGTGGGGTAAAAGGACAAGGTGGAGGAAATGGTAGTGGTAATACAGATGCAAGtgataaagaaaaaggacaagGTGGAGGAGATGGTAGTGGTAATACAAATGCAAGTGGTAAAGATGAAGCTAAAGGTAAAGCTGAAGTTAAAGGAAATTTTGGAGGACAGGGAAAGGTCGATGGAAATAGTGGTGGAAGTGACAGCTCTAATGATTCTGGTGGGGTAAAAGGACAAGGTGGAGGAGATGGTAGTGGTAATACAAATGCAAGTGGTAAAGATGAAGTTAAAGGTAAAGCTGAAGCTGAAGGAAATTTTGGAGGACAGGGAAAGGTCGATGGAAATAGTGGTGGAAGTGACAGCTCTAATGATTCCGGTGGGGTAAAAGGACAAGGTGGAGGAGATGGTAGTGGTAATACAAATGCAAGTGGTAAAGATGAAGCTAAAGCTAAAGCTGAAACTCAACCTCAAGCTAAAGCTAAAGATGAAGTTAAAGCTGAAGATGAAGCTCAAGCTAAAGTTAAAGATGAAGCTAAAGCTGAATCTGAAGCTAAAGCTAAATCTAAAGAAGAAGCTAAAGCTGAAGCTGAAGCTAAAGCTGAGGCTAAAAGTGAAGCCAAAGCTGAAGCTAAAGCTAAAACTGAAGGAAAGGCTGAAGCTGAAGCTGAAGCTGAAGCAAAAGCTGAAGCAAAGGCCGAAGCAAACACCGAAGCAAAGGCTAAAGCAAAAGCTAAAATAGGAGGACAAGGAAAAGTAGGTGGaaatggtggtggtggtgaagCTAAAGCTGAAGGAAATGCTAAAGCTGAAGCTGAAGCCAAAGCTGAAGCCGAAGCAAAAGCCGAAGTTGAAGCCGAAGCAAAAGCCGAAGCTGAAACCGAAGCAAACAACGAAGCAAAAGCCAAAGCAAAGGCCGAAGGAAAAGCTGAAGCAAAGGCAGAAGCAAAAGCCGAAATAGGAGGACAACGAAAAGTAGGTGGaaatggtggtggtggtggtggtggtaatGTTGGTGGtggttttaaatttggttttggaGGAAAAGTAGAAAGAGGAGGAGGGTTTAGTGGAGCCCACTAA
- the LOC128039624 gene encoding uncharacterized serine-rich protein C215.13-like — MPSHLTSITSVTTSTTISTNFSLSSYFTFKTSFTLNLISITNFSITTLFSIKTCTCTSCTITNTSGTTSCLSTNISATTSTKSCSHSTSKPKLKTTPTSHTSMATYTYTSIFVTATCTTITTTSSPSSSSCTNNVSTTLEFASYSSLCSSTPMESFISCSSTSNGLLTLMYSMCTSYYRSNRELKM, encoded by the exons ATGCCCTCCCACCTTACCAGCATCACCAGTGTTACCACTTCCACCACTATTTCCACCAACTTCTCCTTGTCCTCCTACTTTACCTTCAAAACCAGCTTTACCCTCAATCTTATTAGTATCACTAACTTTTCCATCACTACTCTTTTCTCCATTAAGACTTGCACTTGTACTAGTTGCACCATTACCAACACCTCCGGCACGACCTCCTGCCTCTCCACCAACATTAGCGCCACCACTTCCACCAAGTCCTGCTCTCATTCCACCTCTAAACCCAAACTTAAAACCACCCCCACCAGTCATACCAGCATGGCCACCTATACCTACACCTCCATTTTTGTCACTGCTACTTGCACCACCATTACCACCACCTCCTCCCCATCCTCCTCCTCCTGCACCAACAATGTTTCCACTACTCTGGAATTCGCCTCCTACTCCAGCCTTTGCTCCTCCACCCCCATGGAAAGCTTTATCAGTTGTAGCAGCACCAGCAACGGCCTTCTCACCTTGATGTACAGTATGTGCACCAGCTACTATag GTCAAATCGGGAGTTAAAGATGTAA